From the Candidatus Obscuribacterales bacterium genome, the window TTGGTGGAGGTGCCAATCAGGGTGAGCATGCCTCCCATAACCGTGGCGTAGGAAAGGGGAATCAGCAGCTTGGAGGGCGATCGCCCTTGAACTTTGCACCAGTCTTCCACAATCGGTAGGAATACAGCGACGACGGCGGTGTTATTGATGAAGGCTGTAATGGGCCCCACAATCATGCCCATGACGAAAATTTGTTGGGAAATGCGTTGACCGCCCCAATCAATCAGCCAACTCCGCACGACTTGGATCACCCCTGTGCGAGCGATGCCAGCACTGAGAATAAACATGGCCATGACGGTGATGGTGGCTGAGTTGCCAAATCCTGAGACGCCCTCTTCTGGGGTCACCAGACCTAGCAGCATCAGCAGTACTGCGACCATCAATGCCGTTAAGTCAACGGGCACCCATTCTGCCACGAAGCTGATCAGCGCTAGCATAATGACCAAGATGGTCTGAAAAATGGGACTCATGACGATCGAAATCAGCATTCAAGTAAACCAACTGCGTCAGGATTGCGGATGAAAGCTTGGGGGTTGGGTTCTAATGACGACAGGTAACGAACCAAGTGCCATGGAGAGTTTCGCTAGTATAGCGCTTCGTGGTTCAGAAGAAGGGGGTAGACCAGCTTGGGGATCTATCACTCAGTTATCAGGTTTGCAGTAAGGGTTTCACGCTATGTGTCAGAATGTAAAGCGTGTGGATCACTTCGTCACTCAATACAGCGCGCACCCCAACGATTGCCGCTCTCGGAAATTTTGATGGTGTCCATCGTGGACATCAAAAGGTTCTTGCGCCAATTTTGCCGGGGTCTTGCGTTGATCAGCTAGCCCCAGATTCGGTGGCTATGTCGGTTGGACATCAACGCTCTCAACCTGGCGCAGCTCAGGAATCCGATTGCTCTCTTGATGCAAATTCCCAGCGCGATCGCCCCCTGCGCACCGTGGTGACGTTCTTCCCCCATCCTCGGGAGTTTTTTGCCGGAGAACGCCGTCTATTGTTAACGCCCTTGGATGAGAAGGTGTGGGAGTTGGCCAAGTTGGGGGTTGAACAATTGGTCTTGCTGCCCTTTGACCAAGGCTTAGCGCAGTTGACCCCTCAGGAGTTTGTGCAGCGTATATTGGTCGATGGTCTTGATGCTCGTCATATTAGCGTCGGTGAAGACTTTTGCTTTGGCCGCGATCGCTCTGGAACAACGGCAGATTTGAGGGCGATCGCGGCGACCTTTGGCGTTCAGGTGACGGTGGTGCCGCTCTATGCCGATGGGGGCGATCGCATCAGCAGTTCTGCGATTCGTGATGCCCTAGGCCAGGGTAATATTGCCAGAGCCAATCACCTACTGGGGCGACCCTATGCCCTCACCGGCACGGTAGTGCAGGGGCAGCAGTTGGGGCGCACCCTCGGTTTTCCGACGGCAAATCTGGAGACGCCGCCCCAAAAATTATTGCCCCGTCAAGGTGTTTATGCGGTGTGGGTTGACCTAGACGGTACCCTACGCCCCAGCGTGATGAACCTAGGGCATCGCCCTACGGTCAATGGTTTGCAGCAAACCCTAGAGGTACATCTGCTAGATTGGTCAGGCGATCTTTACCAGCGTCGGCTGACCCTGTTCCTCAGCCACTTTTTGCGCCCTGAGCAGAAATTTGACTCCCTGGATGCCTTGAAGGAGCAAATTCAAGCCGACTGTCAGATGGCAAAATACCTCCTCACGGCTCCAGGCTAGTTACTGGCCATTAATCACTGAGCATCAATGGCAGCCAATAGGGTGCGGGCAGTGGTGCAAAGGTCGGTGTGATGCTGACCATTGCTGGCAATCAGGCATCCCCACTGGTTTACGTCTCCCCGGTTGTACTGCAAGGGGGTTTCATCGGCATAGGTAAACTGACCACCGGCTTCCGTCAAAATTAGTTCCGGTGCCGCCATATCCCAGTCTTTGGGAGCCGATTTACCTGAGAGAGAAATGTAGACATCGGCCCGTTGCTCTACCACCGCCGCAATCTTGCCACCTACGCTGCCTACGGCAATTTGATGTTGACAAGGAAGCTGTTTCAGCAGTTGGTTGAAGCGGTCATCTCGGTGGGTGCGGCTCATGACCACGACTAAGTCCTCGGGGCGATCGCGTTGGGATACCTTCAGGGGCGTGGTGGTGCCCCCGGTAGTTTCTACAAAAGCTCCGCCGCCCTTGGTGGCATAGTAAAGCTTGCCCAGTTCAGGACAGACAACGACTGTCAGCATGGGACGCCCTTGGTAGGTCAAGGCGATATGTAGTGCATATTCTCCGGTGCGATCGATAAAGTCGCGGGTGCCATCGAGGGGATCAATAATCCATAGCCAGTCTTCAGGAAACGGGGACTGGCGTTTCTGAGCCTTGTAGGTTTCTTCGCTCAAGTAGCCAAAGGTATCTTGTCCAAAGGCAGTGGTTAAGCGATCGAGGATATAGTGATTGGCGGCCAGATCGGCGGAGGTTACGGGGCCATCCTTGCCTTCCTGCACATTCAGCCCTGCCTGTGCGCCGACGGGAGTTTCTCCCCGATAGTAGGTCTGTAGAATTTCCGCTGCGCCCCAGCCTATCGAGCGGGTGACCTCTAGAATATGCTCCGTGGAGAGTCCGGCAATGGTGGTCGGCAAGTTCACGCGTAAAATCCTCGCTAATGATAAAGACTGGATGATGAGGTGAGGGATCGTAGAGATCCCATTTTTAGCCCATCGCATCATAACAGACCGATTTGTCGTCATGGAGCGTTTGCTGGTTGAACGGTGAGATACCGGGTCTATAGGGGCGATCGCCCTTGGTTTAAACTGCGTTCGGTGCCGTCATGGATCCAGAAACTCTTATCCGTTGGGTAATGACCGATATCATTCTGAGCCTGGTTCCGTCCGAACTGGTGGAGCAGCCCTCGCCTGGTCAGTGGGAGGACGTAACGATTGGTAAGCACTTCGACATTGCTCAATGCTCTAATCCTGATGAGAAGAGGGTTGAGCGACGTCGAAACCCGGCAACTTAGCCTCATTTAATGGAGTCCATCTACTTATTCGTATTGCCCTGGGATCACGGAATCATG encodes:
- a CDS encoding SLC13 family permease; the protein is MSPIFQTILVIMLALISFVAEWVPVDLTALMVAVLLMLLGLVTPEEGVSGFGNSATITVMAMFILSAGIARTGVIQVVRSWLIDWGGQRISQQIFVMGMIVGPITAFINNTAVVAVFLPIVEDWCKVQGRSPSKLLIPLSYATVMGGMLTLIGTST
- a CDS encoding bifunctional riboflavin kinase/FAD synthetase translates to MWITSSLNTARTPTIAALGNFDGVHRGHQKVLAPILPGSCVDQLAPDSVAMSVGHQRSQPGAAQESDCSLDANSQRDRPLRTVVTFFPHPREFFAGERRLLLTPLDEKVWELAKLGVEQLVLLPFDQGLAQLTPQEFVQRILVDGLDARHISVGEDFCFGRDRSGTTADLRAIAATFGVQVTVVPLYADGGDRISSSAIRDALGQGNIARANHLLGRPYALTGTVVQGQQLGRTLGFPTANLETPPQKLLPRQGVYAVWVDLDGTLRPSVMNLGHRPTVNGLQQTLEVHLLDWSGDLYQRRLTLFLSHFLRPEQKFDSLDALKEQIQADCQMAKYLLTAPG
- a CDS encoding 3'(2'),5'-bisphosphate nucleotidase CysQ, whose product is MNLPTTIAGLSTEHILEVTRSIGWGAAEILQTYYRGETPVGAQAGLNVQEGKDGPVTSADLAANHYILDRLTTAFGQDTFGYLSEETYKAQKRQSPFPEDWLWIIDPLDGTRDFIDRTGEYALHIALTYQGRPMLTVVVCPELGKLYYATKGGGAFVETTGGTTTPLKVSQRDRPEDLVVVMSRTHRDDRFNQLLKQLPCQHQIAVGSVGGKIAAVVEQRADVYISLSGKSAPKDWDMAAPELILTEAGGQFTYADETPLQYNRGDVNQWGCLIASNGQHHTDLCTTARTLLAAIDAQ